A part of Gadus morhua chromosome 17, gadMor3.0, whole genome shotgun sequence genomic DNA contains:
- the LOC115529216 gene encoding LOW QUALITY PROTEIN: wiskott-Aldrich syndrome protein family member 3 (The sequence of the model RefSeq protein was modified relative to this genomic sequence to represent the inferred CDS: deleted 1 base in 1 codon), with product MPLVKRSIEPRHLCRGAVPDHVTSELECVTNSTLAAVIKQLGSLSRHAEDIFGELFNEANSFYLRMSGLQDRVDLLAVKVTQLDSTIEEVSLQDINMRKAFKSSTIQDQQVVSRSSVPNPVVEMYHRCDKPPPLNILSPYRDDKKEALKFYTDPSYFFNLWKEKMLQATEDKRKEKRRQKSCPAHPDRPLSRQAAPRSPLSIEQQKHSEDPGREVKKVRKARNRRQEWNVLAYDKEFRPDARLTPSPYHGMSSEGSLSPDNRSLASDSYPASPCHPPAQPGPGAPHPADPQLAHTQSLDRGLRPANQPPGAGGAAGGAGRGRHVASLGRLPSGHGAHVGADPTVNGPRQQSIKDYRAGHSSQPSTIPEYYIPPAPPPPPPTIPSAQTAFDATASPPPHPPSSSSSSSASVAPPANYCPSPPPPPPANYVPSPSHPPPAAPPLPPPAPLPPSAIAAAAAYGSPGHAHSGEAPPPGRKGTAILGLMPMSDARSDLLAAIRRGIQLRKVQEQREQEAKREPVGNDVATILSRRIAVEYSESDDDSELDDNDWSD from the exons ATGCCGCTGGTGAAGCGCAGCATCGAACCCCGCCACCTGTGTCGGGGGGCGGTGCCGGACCATGTGACCAGCGAGCTGGAGTGTGTGACCAATAGCACGCTGGCAGCAGTCATCAAGCAGCTGGGCAGCCTCA gcCGGCACGCGGAGGACATCTTCGGGGAGCTGTTCAACGAGGCCAACAGCTTCTACCTGAGGATGAGCGGCCTCCAGGACCGCGTGGACCTGCTGGCCGTCAAGGTCACCCAGCTGGACTCCACCATCGAGGAGG TCTCCCTTCAGGACATCAACATGAGGAAGGCGTTCAAGAGCAGTACCATCCAGGACCAGCAGGTGGTGTCCCGCTCCTCCGTGCCCAACCCCGTGGTGGAGATGTACCACCGCTGTGACAAGCCCCCGCCCCTCAACATACTCAGCCCCTATAG GGACGACAAGAAGGAGGCGCTGAAGTTCTACACTGACCCGTCGTACTTCTTCAACCTGTGGAAGGAGAAGATGCTGCAGGCCACCGAGgacaagaggaaggagaagagacgcCAGaag AGCTGCCCGGCCCACCCTGACAGACCCCTCTCCAGGCAGGCCGCTCCGAGAAGCCCCCTGTCCATC gAACAACAGAAGCATTCAGAGGACCCAGGGAGGGAGGTGAAGAAG GTCCGCAAGGCGCGGAACCGCCGGCAGGAGTGGAACGTCCTGGCGTACGATAAGGAGTTCAGACCGGACGCCCGCCTCACGCCCTCCCCCTACCACGGCATGTCCTCCGAGGGGTCCCTGTCCCCCGACAACAG gtctCTGGCCTCGGACTCGTACCCGGCCAGCCCCTGCCACCCCCCAGCCcagccgggccccggggccccccacCCGGCCGACCCCCAGCTGGCCCACACCCAGTCCCTGGACCGGGGCCTCCGGCCGGCCAACCAGCCCCCGGGGGCCGGAGGGGCCgccgggggggccgggaggGGCCGCCACGTGGCCTCCCTGGGCAGGTTGCCGTCGGGCCACGGGGCCCACGTGGGGGCGGACCCTACGGTCAACGGGCCCCGGCAGCAGTCCATCAAGGACTACAGGGCCGGGCACAG caGCCAGCCCTCCACCATCCCCGAGTACTAcatccccccggcc cccccccctcccccgcccaccATCCCCTCCGCCCAGACGGCCTTCGACGCCaccgcctcccccccgccccaccccccctcctcctcctcctcctcctccgcctccgtgGCCCCGCCCGCCAActactgcccctcccccccgccccccccgcccgccaactacgtcccctccccctcccaccctcccccggccgctccccctctgcctccccccgcccccctccccccttcggccatcgctgccgccgccgcctacGGTTcgccaggccacgcccactccggcgaagccccgccccctggccgGAAGGGCACCGCCATCTTGGGGCTGATGCCCATGAGCGACGCCCGCTCAGACCTGCTGGCCGCCATACGCAGAg ggatcCAGCTGAGGAAGGTGCAGGAGCAGCGGGAGCAGGAGGCTAAGAGGGAGCCGGTGGGCAACGACGTGGCCACCATCTTGTCCCGCCGCATCGCCGTGGAGTACAGCGAGTCGGACGACGACTCGGAGCTCGACGACAACGACTGGTCCGACTAG